Proteins found in one Manduca sexta isolate Smith_Timp_Sample1 chromosome 8, JHU_Msex_v1.0, whole genome shotgun sequence genomic segment:
- the LOC115440897 gene encoding uncharacterized protein LOC115440897 gives MFNGRTFYGLQLGITMDKGSSEDTLPRGLRDLGPGLGKNGKPVTNIAVQYDRLVKKKSTLINSLLFVDVDEYTANVASQNVVFNPFNLVQDFIRGVEIRNYRPVEHVPGLPIQNIISPHAPNLMHDAVTSVGLNNIPNTSVPPTNVLQNANVHCNPSQPHVMAQNALQPQGLWHNNEYQPMPPVPSVPNQAIQAPMPDMIPNMDVAQNQDWQFISQPPPIINGPPNSPRINVGGNTCVADFRRDVAFQNVPNPVKFAQPEAATVGQNNVFPNASNPIIEITPPEIRNTVVLNNIPPSTLNVLLERLNKCGKVMSIHCPYQRCAVVTFATPQQAERCILMYNGYVVGNCMIQVTYA, from the exons ATGTTCAATGGCCGTACATTTTATGGCCTGCAGCTAGGTATCACTATGGATAAAGGATCTAGTGAAGATACACTACCCCGTGGTCTAAGAGACTTAGGTCCCGGGCTAGGAAAGAATGGGAAGCCGGTGACAAACATAGCTGTTCAATACGATAGACTGGTCAAGAAAAAGTCTACTTTGATAAACTCCCTTTTATTCGTTGATGTAGATGAATATACGGCTAATGTTGCATCCCAAAATGTTGTGTTTAATCCTTTTAACCTTGTACAAGATTTTATAAGGGGGGTTGAGATAAGGAATTATAGACCAGTAGAGCATGTTCCGGGATTGCCCatccaaaatattatatcacCTCATGCTCCTAATCTTATGCACGATGCGGTTACCTCTGTCGGCTTAAACAATATTCCCAATACGAGTGTTCCACCTACAAATGTGCTTCAAAACGCAAATGTACATTGTAATCCTTCTCAACCCCACGTTATGGCTCAGAATGCACTTCAGCCTCAAGGCTTGTGGCACAATAATGAATATCAGCCAATGCCTCCTGTACCTTCGGTTCCCAATCAAGCTATACAAGCTCCTATGCCAGATATGATTCCAAATATGGACGTAGCTCAAAATCAGGATTGGCAGTTTATATCTCAACCTCCTCCCATTATTAATGGCCCACCAAACAGCCCTCGTATCAATGTAGGTGGGAATACTTGTGTAGCTGACTTTCGTAGAGACGTGGCTTTCCAAAATGTGCCCAACCCCGTAAAATTCGCACAGCCTGAGGCCGCTACCGTCGGACAAAATAATGTCTTTCCAAATGCTTCGAACCCTATCATAGAAATCACACCACCTGAAATACGCAATACAGTCGTACTAAACAAT ATACCACCAAGCACACTCAACGTGTTGCTCGAAAGATTGAACAAATGTGGAAAAGTGATGTCGATCCATTGCCCGTATCAAAGATGTGCGGTTGTAACATTCGCGACACCTCAGCAAGCTGAGCGCTGTATTT TGATGTACAATGGATATGTGGTTGGAAACTGCATGATACAAGTGACCTACGCTTAA